One stretch of Qipengyuania gelatinilytica DNA includes these proteins:
- a CDS encoding ATP synthase F1 subunit epsilon yields MALHFELVTPAKLVRSEEVHMVVVPGTEGEFGVLEGHAPFMSTIRDGEVQVYKTEGGAPETIEVRGGFAEVGDKGLTVLAEHVES; encoded by the coding sequence ATGGCCCTCCACTTCGAACTCGTCACGCCGGCCAAGCTGGTCCGCTCCGAGGAAGTCCACATGGTGGTCGTCCCCGGCACGGAAGGCGAATTCGGCGTGCTCGAAGGCCACGCGCCCTTCATGTCGACCATCCGCGACGGCGAAGTCCAGGTCTACAAGACCGAAGGCGGCGCGCCCGAGACCATCGAAGTCCGCGGCGGTTTCGCCGAGGTCGGCGATAAGGGTCTGACGGTCCTCGCGGAGCATGTCGAAAGCTGA
- a CDS encoding prolyl oligopeptidase family serine peptidase, protein MKRVSTLALAATMTIATPTSLAAQNGVPGPDEDPYIWLEEARSDEALEWVRNENNRTMAHMAQDPRFDELTAEALAILDAEDRVPYVSIRKDGLYNFWQDKQNPKGVLRRTTLESYRTDEPEWEIILDVDALAEAEGKEWVYKGSSCLPPDQRMCMIALSDGGEDATILREFDMTTKQFVEGGFVIEEKSQGGVSWVDENTLLVGRDFGEGTLTESEYPFTTRMWTRGTALADAPEIFRGDAKDVSAGAYLLRTPDGEIQARIAYRGLSFHERAYYLWKDDEWVQLDLPKKAGPYGILDGHMLFSTDVDWDTQGQTFPADSLIAVDLEEWKADPNGATKTLVWAPQERQTKRGGNSTANSAYMSILDNVVGKVLKIDFEDGEWVKREVALPDNATLGVSTASSESDEIMFTSTDFLTPSTLWYTDGSGDPEVLKTSPSYFDASGMEVEQFEATSKDGAKIPYFLVKPKGMEMDGTTPTLLYGYGGFQVSQLPSYRSLTGKMWLEKGGAFILANLRGGGEFGPGWHQSAIRENKQRTWDDFIAVGQDAVKRGITNPGQLGIQGGSQGGLLVGTAFTQAPEAFDAAIVAIPLFDMLRYHLIGRGASWIGEYGDPRIPEQRAWIEGYSPYQKIVEGVDYPAPFLWASTADDRTHPAHARKAAAKLKELGQDYWYFEDMTGGHSGGVDNEQRAKLQALQIFYLMQRLMDDNEAE, encoded by the coding sequence GTGAAACGTGTTTCGACGCTGGCATTGGCAGCGACCATGACGATTGCCACCCCCACTTCGCTCGCCGCCCAGAACGGCGTACCGGGCCCCGACGAAGATCCCTATATCTGGCTCGAGGAAGCCCGCAGCGACGAAGCGCTGGAATGGGTCCGCAACGAAAACAACCGCACCATGGCGCATATGGCGCAGGACCCGCGGTTCGACGAACTGACCGCCGAAGCGCTCGCCATTCTCGATGCCGAAGACCGCGTGCCCTATGTCTCGATCCGCAAGGACGGGCTCTACAACTTCTGGCAGGACAAGCAGAACCCCAAGGGTGTGCTGCGCCGGACCACGCTGGAAAGCTACCGGACCGACGAGCCCGAATGGGAAATCATCCTCGATGTCGACGCACTTGCCGAAGCCGAGGGCAAGGAATGGGTCTACAAGGGCAGCAGCTGCCTGCCGCCCGACCAGCGCATGTGCATGATCGCCCTGTCGGATGGCGGTGAAGACGCAACCATCCTGCGCGAATTCGACATGACGACCAAGCAGTTCGTCGAAGGCGGCTTCGTAATCGAGGAAAAGAGCCAGGGCGGCGTGAGCTGGGTCGACGAGAACACGCTGCTCGTGGGCCGCGACTTTGGCGAAGGCACGCTGACGGAAAGCGAATATCCCTTCACCACCCGTATGTGGACGCGCGGCACCGCGCTGGCAGACGCTCCGGAAATATTCCGCGGCGATGCCAAGGACGTGTCGGCAGGCGCCTATCTCCTGCGCACGCCCGACGGCGAGATCCAGGCCCGCATCGCCTATCGCGGCCTCTCCTTCCACGAACGCGCCTACTACCTGTGGAAGGATGACGAGTGGGTCCAGCTCGACCTGCCCAAGAAGGCCGGACCTTATGGCATTCTCGACGGGCACATGCTCTTCTCGACCGATGTCGACTGGGATACGCAGGGCCAGACCTTCCCCGCCGACTCGCTGATTGCGGTCGACCTGGAGGAGTGGAAAGCCGACCCGAACGGTGCGACCAAGACCCTCGTCTGGGCACCCCAAGAACGCCAGACCAAGCGTGGTGGCAACTCGACCGCCAACAGCGCCTATATGTCGATCCTCGACAATGTCGTGGGCAAGGTTCTGAAGATCGATTTCGAAGATGGCGAGTGGGTGAAGCGCGAAGTCGCCCTGCCCGACAATGCGACGCTCGGCGTCTCGACCGCGTCTTCGGAATCCGACGAGATCATGTTCACCTCGACCGATTTCCTCACCCCCAGCACGCTCTGGTACACGGACGGAAGCGGCGATCCCGAAGTGCTCAAGACTTCGCCCAGCTATTTCGATGCGTCGGGCATGGAAGTCGAGCAGTTCGAGGCGACCAGCAAGGACGGGGCGAAAATCCCCTACTTCCTCGTGAAGCCGAAGGGCATGGAAATGGACGGCACCACGCCGACGCTGCTCTATGGCTATGGCGGTTTCCAGGTCTCGCAGCTGCCCAGCTACCGCTCGCTGACCGGCAAGATGTGGCTCGAAAAGGGCGGCGCCTTCATCCTCGCCAACCTTCGCGGCGGCGGTGAGTTCGGCCCCGGCTGGCACCAGAGCGCTATTCGCGAGAACAAGCAGCGCACCTGGGACGATTTCATCGCCGTGGGGCAGGATGCGGTGAAGCGCGGGATCACCAATCCCGGCCAGCTCGGCATCCAGGGCGGCAGCCAAGGCGGCCTGCTGGTCGGCACGGCCTTTACGCAGGCTCCCGAAGCCTTCGATGCAGCAATCGTCGCGATCCCGCTGTTCGACATGCTGCGCTACCACCTGATCGGTCGCGGCGCTTCGTGGATCGGCGAATATGGCGATCCGCGCATTCCCGAGCAGCGTGCATGGATCGAGGGCTATTCGCCCTACCAGAAGATCGTCGAGGGCGTGGATTACCCCGCCCCCTTCCTCTGGGCCTCGACCGCCGATGACCGCACGCATCCGGCCCATGCCCGCAAGGCTGCGGCCAAGCTCAAGGAACTCGGCCAGGATTACTGGTATTTCGAGGACATGACCGGCGGCCACTCGGGCGGTGTCGACAATGAACAGCGCGCCAAGCTGCAGGCCTTGCAGATTTTCTACCTGATGCAGCGGCTGATGGACGACAACGAAGCGGAATAA
- the atpD gene encoding F0F1 ATP synthase subunit beta, with protein MATAPKLNQSPNGTISQVIGAVVDVAFPGELPAILTALETKNDDTTLVLEVAQHLGENTVRTIAMDGTDGLVRGQEVVNTGAQISVPVGPKTLGRIMNVVGAPIDERGPIGAETTSPIHAEAPLFVDQSTEAAILVTGIKVIDLLAPYAKGGKIGLFGGAGVGKTVLIQELINNIAKGHGGVSVFAGVGERTREGNDLYHEFLDAGVIAKNDAGEAISEGSKVALVFGQMNEPPGARARVALSGLTMAEYFRDVEGQDVLFFVDNIFRFTQAGSEVSALLGRIPSAVGYQPTLSTDMGNLQERITSTTKGSITSVQAIYVPADDLTDPAPATSFAHLDATTTLSRAISELGIYPAVDPLDSTSRVLEPRVVGQEHYETARRVQETLQKYKSLQDIIAILGMDELSEEDKLTVARARKIQRFLSQPFHVAEVFTNIPGVFVQLEDTVKSFKAVVDGEYDHLPESAFYMVGGIDQAVEKAKKMAEED; from the coding sequence ATGGCCACCGCACCCAAGCTTAACCAGAGCCCCAACGGCACCATCAGCCAGGTCATCGGCGCCGTCGTCGACGTCGCTTTCCCGGGCGAACTGCCGGCAATCCTGACCGCGCTCGAAACGAAGAACGACGACACCACGCTGGTCCTCGAAGTTGCGCAGCATCTTGGTGAGAACACCGTTCGCACCATCGCAATGGACGGCACCGACGGCCTCGTCCGTGGCCAGGAAGTCGTCAACACCGGCGCACAGATCTCGGTCCCCGTTGGTCCGAAGACCCTCGGCCGCATCATGAACGTCGTCGGCGCGCCGATCGACGAGCGCGGCCCGATCGGCGCCGAAACCACCAGCCCGATCCACGCTGAGGCACCGCTCTTTGTCGACCAGTCGACCGAAGCAGCCATCCTCGTCACCGGCATCAAGGTCATCGACCTTCTCGCACCTTACGCAAAGGGCGGTAAGATCGGCCTGTTCGGCGGCGCCGGCGTGGGCAAGACCGTTCTCATCCAGGAACTCATCAACAACATCGCGAAGGGCCACGGTGGTGTGTCCGTCTTCGCAGGTGTCGGTGAGCGTACCCGTGAAGGTAACGACCTTTACCACGAATTCCTCGACGCAGGCGTTATCGCCAAGAACGACGCTGGCGAAGCCATCAGCGAAGGTTCGAAGGTTGCTCTCGTCTTCGGTCAGATGAACGAGCCTCCGGGCGCACGTGCACGCGTCGCTCTCTCGGGCCTGACCATGGCGGAATACTTCCGCGACGTCGAAGGCCAGGACGTTCTGTTCTTCGTCGACAACATTTTCCGCTTCACGCAGGCGGGTTCGGAAGTGTCGGCACTGCTCGGCCGTATTCCTTCGGCAGTGGGCTACCAGCCGACCCTGTCGACCGACATGGGTAACCTGCAGGAACGCATCACCTCGACCACCAAGGGTTCGATTACCTCGGTCCAGGCCATCTACGTTCCCGCCGACGACCTTACCGACCCGGCACCGGCAACCTCGTTCGCCCACCTGGACGCAACGACCACCCTGTCGCGCGCCATCTCGGAGCTGGGCATCTACCCGGCCGTCGACCCGCTCGACTCGACCAGCCGCGTTCTCGAACCGCGCGTTGTCGGCCAGGAGCACTACGAAACGGCTCGCCGCGTTCAGGAAACGCTGCAGAAGTACAAGAGCCTGCAGGACATCATCGCCATCCTCGGCATGGACGAACTGTCGGAAGAAGATAAGCTGACCGTGGCCCGTGCCCGCAAGATCCAGCGCTTCCTCTCGCAGCCGTTCCACGTTGCAGAAGTCTTCACCAACATCCCGGGCGTCTTCGTCCAGCTGGAAGACACGGTGAAGTCGTTCAAGGCAGTCGTCGACGGCGAATACGATCACCTGCCGGAAAGCGCTTTCTACATGGTTGGCGGTATCGACCAGGCGGTCGAGAAGGCCAAGAAGATGGCGGAAGAAGACTAA